Proteins from a genomic interval of Polyodon spathula isolate WHYD16114869_AA chromosome 1, ASM1765450v1, whole genome shotgun sequence:
- the LOC121324156 gene encoding BEN domain-containing protein 4 — MEEEMQQAEETTCIPNICKQRSPYSALKTFPNKRPVGKRYDRPTMVEIPQLGAGGGGHHHHHHHQLQQQQQHFQHHQPSIISSSEQLHQQQPFPYENGPSSRSATSTSSSAASLSNQQRITAPAGHLTSKYTTNLGQETADSNLGLSAENRMILDAFAQQCSRVLSLLNNNGKFLDPKPTQSVMSHIKQETCYGERSGECQLAKGAQGEPQTSDSPDMELQYAQKKHQTSSFLRVFTESLQSYLIAGSRPSQSTSALNDYCHHGNDLVPLSTSPAHTLGGWTSPATSESHGHPSSTLPEEEEEEEEEEGCCPRCLELEQEVLSLQQENEYLRRKLDSVPAPCQNVLDYFKRVLQQHNQFVQPQPEEQLTEGSKQLLGNYPVYITNKQWDEAVNSSKKDGRRLLRYLIRFVFTTDELKYSCGLGKRKRSVQIGESGPERRPLNPVKVTCLREFIRMHCASNPDWWMPSEEQINKVFSDAVGHARQGRAVGTFLSSSSGGSSSMYYESFESHLSQDDMFLKESQDGSGD, encoded by the exons ATGGAGGAGGAGATGCAGCAGGCAGAGGAGACAACCTGCATACCCAACATTTGCAAGCAGAGAAGCCCCTACAGCGCTCTCAAGACATTCCCCAACAAGAGGCCAGTTGGCAAGAGGTATGACAGACCGACCATGGTGGAGATCCCGCAGCTGGGTGCCGGGGGAGGAGGACAtcaccatcatcaccaccaccagcttcaacaacaacagcagcacttTCAACATCACCAGCCCTCCATCATCAGCAGCAGCGAACAGCTCCATCAGCAGCAGCCTTTCCCCTACGAGAACGGGCCCAGCAGCAGATCGGCAACATCCACCTCATCTTCAGCAGCATCCCTCAGCAATCAGCAAAGGATCACCGCCCCAGCGGGTCATCTAACCTCCAAGTACACTACCAACCTTGGACAAGAGACCGCCGACTCAAACCTGGGGCTCAGTGCAG AGAATCGCATGATTTTAGATGCCTTTGCCCAGCAGTGCAGTCGAGTGCTAAGTCTCCTCAATAACAATGGAAAGTTCCTGGACCCCAAACCCACCCAGTCAGTAATGTCCCACATAAAACAAGAAACGTGTTACGGGGAAAGGTCAGGTGAGTGTCAGCTGGCAAAAGGAGCTCAAGGGGAACCTCAGACTTCAGACAGTCCGGACATGGAGCTGCAGTACGCACAGAAGAAGCACCAGACCTCCTCCTTCCTCCGCGTCTTCACCGAATCTCTCCAGAGCTACCTGATCGCTGGGAGCAGGCCCTCTCAGAGTACCTCAGCTTTAAATGACTACTGTCACCACGGCAACGACTTGGTTCCCTTATCCACCTCCCCGGCCCATACTCTGGGAGGGTGGACATCACCAGCCACCTCGGAGTCTCACGGCCACCCGTCTTCCACGCTcccagaggaagaggaggaggaggaggaggaggaagggtgTTGTCCCAGGTGTCTGGAGCTGGAACAAGAGGTCCTGTCACTTCAGCAAGAAAACGAGTACCTCAGAAGAAAACTGGACAGTGTGCCAG cacccTGTCAGAATGTCCTTGACTATTTCAAAAGAGTGCTTCAGCAGCACAACCAGTTTGTGCAGCCGCAACCAGAGGAGCAGcttacagag ggaaGTAAGCAGTTGCTAGGCAACTATCCTGTTTACATCACCAACAAGCAGTGGGATGAGGCAGTGAACTCTTCCAAAAAAGATGGCCGCAGGCTGCTGCGCTACCTGATCCGGTTTGTGTTCACCACAGACGAACTGAAGTATTCCTGCGGACTTGGAAAGAGGAAGAGATCTGTTCAGATAGGAGAGTCAGGCCCAGAAAGACGGCCACTTAACCCAGTTAAAGTTACCTGCCTCAGAG AGTTTATTAGAATGCACTGTGCCTCCAATCCAGACTGGTGGATGCCTTCAGAAGAACAGATCAACAAGGTGTTCAGCGACGCCGTCGGGCACGCTCGGCAGGGCCGGGCAGTGGGGACTTtcctcagcagcagcagcggcggcagcagcagcatgtACTACGAGAGCTTCGAGAGCCACCTGTCACAAGACGACATGTTCCTAAAGGAATCCCAAGATGGGTCTGGGGACTGA